A window of Ictidomys tridecemlineatus isolate mIctTri1 chromosome 15, mIctTri1.hap1, whole genome shotgun sequence contains these coding sequences:
- the Agrp gene encoding agouti-related protein isoform X1, translating to MSLKDQAMLTAVLLSCALLLALPTTLGAQMGLAPLEGIRRPDQALLPEFPGLGLQALLKKTTAEQSEEALLQKAEALAEMLDPQNRELRSPRRCVRLHESCLGQQVPCCDPCATCYCRFFNAFCYCRKLGTATNPCSRT from the exons ATGTCCTTAAAGGACCAG GCTATGCTGACTGCAGTGCTGCTAAGCTGTGCCCTGCTGCTGGCATTGCCAACCACGCTTGGGGCCCAAATGGGATTGGCACCCCTGGAGGGCATCAGAAGGCCTGACCAGGCCCTGTTACCAGAGTTCCCAG GCTTAGGCCTGCAAGCTCTGCTAAAGAAGACGACTGCAGAACAATCAGAAGAGGCTCTGCTACAGAAGGCAGAAGCTTTGGCAGAG ATGCTAGACCCGCAGAACCGTGAGCTCCGTTCCCCGCGCCGCTGTGTAAGGCTGCACGAGTCCTGTTTGGGACAGCAGGTACCATGCTGTGACCCGTGCGCCACTTGCTACTGCCGCTTCTTCAACGCCTTCTGCTACTGCCGCAAGCTGGGTACGGCCACCAACCCCTGCAGCCGCACCTAA
- the Agrp gene encoding agouti-related protein isoform X2 — MLTAVLLSCALLLALPTTLGAQMGLAPLEGIRRPDQALLPEFPGLGLQALLKKTTAEQSEEALLQKAEALAEMLDPQNRELRSPRRCVRLHESCLGQQVPCCDPCATCYCRFFNAFCYCRKLGTATNPCSRT; from the exons ATGCTGACTGCAGTGCTGCTAAGCTGTGCCCTGCTGCTGGCATTGCCAACCACGCTTGGGGCCCAAATGGGATTGGCACCCCTGGAGGGCATCAGAAGGCCTGACCAGGCCCTGTTACCAGAGTTCCCAG GCTTAGGCCTGCAAGCTCTGCTAAAGAAGACGACTGCAGAACAATCAGAAGAGGCTCTGCTACAGAAGGCAGAAGCTTTGGCAGAG ATGCTAGACCCGCAGAACCGTGAGCTCCGTTCCCCGCGCCGCTGTGTAAGGCTGCACGAGTCCTGTTTGGGACAGCAGGTACCATGCTGTGACCCGTGCGCCACTTGCTACTGCCGCTTCTTCAACGCCTTCTGCTACTGCCGCAAGCTGGGTACGGCCACCAACCCCTGCAGCCGCACCTAA
- the Ripor1 gene encoding rho family-interacting cell polarization regulator 1 isoform X2 — protein sequence MSAKKRGSPARTHSMMSLSVRPQRRLLSARVNRSQSFAGVLGSHERGPRNFQVFNPPGPPRKPPTLSRVSRMFSVAHPAPKVPQPERLDLVYAALKQGLTAYLEVHQQEQEKLQGQIKESKRNSRLGFLYDLDKQVKSIERFLRRLEFHASKIDELYEAYCVQRRLRDGAYNMVRAYSTGSPGSREARDSLAEATRGHREYTESMCMLESELEAQLGEFHLRMKGLAGFARLCVGDQYEICMKYGRQRWKLRGRIEGSGKQVWDSEETVFLPLLTEFLSIKVTELKGLANHVIVGSVSCETKDLFAALPQVVAVDINDLGTIKLSLEVTWSPFDKDDQPSTASTVNKASTVTKRFSTYSQSPPDTPSLREQAFYNMLRRQEELENGTAWSLSSESSDDSSSPQLSGTARHSSAPRPLMQQPEPLPIQVAFRRPETLSSGPMDEVGAMAPVLANGHAPYSRTLSHISEASVDAALAEASVEAGGSESLTLRPSSPIHLDPTQECPNCVPSVPDTGHSATSPTFSTTSPMSTSIDPVPSEYRDSVHKATDSSPSKLPSPTHTTINSTCSAISPINSAPSFMSTTTGSTTKPLLSTLTTTSSISTTTGPTQTMAGWNHTTPSPIHTTTSSTHTTTSPIHTTAGPTHTTASPTNEARMSTHTTTSPTCNAMGPVVQTTHSTFTTVNSSTSGDIATLPTLSTDVTLSGTNPCSYSASTPCIQAKPTASSTYYPSPVSSGWKPLISPAPDPPEPILQNLSSPPSPLAPIPQHSELSPATANQASVPGAIEGTGDRRLEEALGAVMATLDDYRGQFPELQGLEQEVTRLESLLLRQGLTRSRASSLSITVEHALESFSFLNEDEDEDNDGPGDRPPSNHQEAGAEDSSDSTSACPLSTGCPALDAALVQHLHHCSRLLLKLGTFGPLRCQEAWALERLLREARVFEAVCELSRLWEIPATSAQDVVQFSASRPGFLAFWDQCTEGLSPFICPVERVLLTFCSQYGARLSLRQPGLAEAVCVKFLEDALGQKLPRRPQPSPGEQLTIFQFWSYVEALDSPSMETYVTETAEEVLLVRNLNSDDQAIVLKALRLAPEGRLQKDGLRALSSLLVHGNNKVMAAVSTQLRSLSLGPAFRERALLCFLDQLEDEDIQIRVAGCLALGCIKAPEGIEPLVYLCQTDTEAVREAARQSLQQCGEEGQSAHRRLEESLDALPRIFGPSSMASTAF from the exons ATGAGCGCCAAGAAGAGAG GGAGCCCCGCGAGGACTCATTCCATGATGTCCCTGTCGGTGCGGCCGCAGCGCCGCCTGCTCAGTGCCCGGGTCAATAGGAGCCAGTCCTTCGCAGGAGTCCTCGGCAGCCACGAGCGCGGGCCCAG GAACTTCCAAGTCTTCAACCCGCCGGGGCCTCCACGAAAGCCCCCAACACTCTCCCGGGTGTCCAGGATGTTTTCTGTGGCTCACCCAGCCCCTAAGGTGCCGCAGCCAGAGCGGCTGGACCTGGTGTATGCTGCCCTTAAGCAGGGCCTGAC AGCCTACTTGGAAGTGCACCAGCAAGAGCAGGAGAAACTCCAGGGGCAGATAAAGGAGTCCAAGAGGAACTCCCGTCTG GGCTTTCTATATGACTTGGACAAG CAAGTCAAGTCCATTGAACGCTTCCTGAGACGATTGGAGTTCCATGCCAGCAAG ATCGATGAGCTCTATGAAGCATACTGTGTCCAGCGGCGTCTCCGGGATGGTGCCTATAACATGGTCCGCGCCTATAGCACTGGATCTCCAGGGAGCCGAGAGGCCAGGGACAGCTTAGCTGAGGCCACCCGGGGACATCGAGAGTATACAGAG AGCATGTGTATGCTGGAGAGCGAGCTGGAGGCACAGCTGGGCGAGTTTCATCTCCGGATGAAAG GGCTGGCCGGCTTTGCCAGGCTGTGTGTAGGCGATCAGTATGAG ATCTGCATGAAATATGGCCGTCAGCGTTGGAAACTACGGGGCCGCATTGAGGGTAGTGGAAAGCAGGTGTGGGACAGTGAAGAAACCGTCTTTCTTCCTCTGCTCACAGAATTCCTGTCCATCAAG GTGACAGAACTGAAGGGTCTGGCCAACCATGTAATTGTGGGCAGTGTCTCCTGTGAAACCAAGGATTTGTTTGCTGCCCTGCCCCAGGTTGTAGCTGTGGACATCAATGACCTTGGCACCATCAAACTCAGCCTAGAAGTCACATGGAG CCCCTTCGACAAGGATGACCAGCCCTCTACTGCTTCTACTGTCAACAAAGCTTCCACTGTCACCAAGCGCTTCTCCACCTATAGCCAGAGCCCACCAGACACACCCTCACTTCGGGAGCAGGCCTTCTAT aATATGCTAAGGCGGCAGGAGGAACTGGAGAATGGAACAGCATGGTCCCTGTCATCTGAATCTTCAGATGACTCATCTAGCCCACAGCTCTCAGGCACTGCTCGCCACTCATCAGCCCCCAGGCCCCTGATGCAGCAGCCTGAACCTCTGCCCATCCAAGTTGCCTTCCGAAGGCCTGAGACCCTCAGCTCTGGGCCTATGGATGAGGTGGGGGCCATGGCCCCAGTTTTAGCCAATGGGCATGCCCCCTATAGCCGGACTCTGAGCCACATCAGTGAGGCCAGTGTGGACGCTGCCTTAGCTGAGGCTTCAGTGGAGGCTGGGGGTTCAGAAAGCCTAACCCTAAGGCCTAGCTCACCTATACACCTAGATCCCACCCAGGAGTGCCCCAATTGTGTTCCTTCTGTCCCAGACACTGGCCATTCTGCCACAAGCCCCACTTTCAGTACTACCAGCCCCATGTCCACATCTATAGACCCTGTCCCATCTGAATATCGAGATTCAGTTCATAAGGCCACAGATTCTAGCCCTTCTAAGCTGCCAAGCCCCACCCATACCACTATAAACTCCACGTGTAGTGCCATAAGCCCTATCAATAGTGCTCCAAGCTTCATGTCCACTACTACAGGTTCTACCACCAAGCCATTGCTCTCTACCCTCACCACTACTAGCTCTATCTCCACTACTACAGGCCCAACCCAGACCATGGCAGGGTGGAACCACACTACTCCAAGTCCCATCCATACCACTACAAGCTCTACCCATACTACCACAAGTCCTATCCATACCACTGCAGGCCCCACCCATACCACTGCAAGCCCCACAAACGAAGCCAGAATGTCAACTCACACCACTACAAGTCCTACCTGCAATGCTATGGGCCCAGTAGTCCAAACCACACACTCCACCTTTACAACTGTAAACTCTTCCACTTCTGGGGACATTGCTACACTTCCCACCCTCTCTACAGATGTCACCCTCTCAGGCACTAACCCCTGTAGCTACTCAGCCTCCACTCCCTGTATTCAGGCAAAACCCACAGCCTCCAGCACTTACTACCCAAGTCCTGTCTCTTCTGGTTGGAAACCTCTCATAAGCCCTGCCCCAGATCCCCCAGAGCCCATCCTTCAGAACCTAAGCTCCCCTCCCTCACCCTTAGCTCCTATACCCCAGCATTCAGAACTTAGCCCGGCCACAGCTAATCAAGCCTCAGTCCCAGGGGCAATTGAAGGGACTGGGGACAGGAGACTGGAGGAAGCCCTAGGGGCTGTAATGGCTACTCTGGATGACTATCGTGGCCAGTTTCCAGAGCTGCAGGGCTTGGAGCAGGAGGTGACTCGGCTGGAGAGTCTGCTTTTG AGACAAGGCCTGACTCGCAGCCGAGCCTCCAGTCTCAGCATCACTGTGGAGCATGCCTTGGAGAGCTTCAGCTTCCTcaatgaagatgaagatgaagacaaTGATGGTCCTGGGGACAG GCCTCCAAGCAACCAccaggaggctggggctgaggaCAGCTCAGACTCAACCAGTGCTTGTCCCCTCAGCACGGGGTGTCCAGCTCTGGATGCTGCTTTGGTCCAGCATCTACACCACTGCAGCCGCCTCCTACTG AAATTGGGCACATTTGGGCCCCTTCGCTGCCAGGAGGCATGGGCCCTGGAGCGGCTGCTGCGGGAAGCCCGAGTGTTTGAGGCAGTATGCGAGCTTAGCAGGCTATGGGAGATCCCTGCCACCTCTGCCCAAGATG TGGTACAGTTCTCAGCCTCTAGGCCCGGCTTCCTGGCCTTCTGGGACCAGTGCACAGAGGGACTCAGCCCCTTCATCTGCCCTGTGGAGCGGGTGCTCCTCACCTTCTGCAGCCAGTATGGTGCCCGTCTGTCCTTGCGCCAGCCAGGCTTAGCCGAGGCTG TGTGTGTGAAGTTCCTGGAGGATGCCCTGGGGCAGAAACTGCCCAGGAGGCCCCAACCAAGCCCTGGGGAGCAGCTCACTATCTTCCAGTTTTGGAGTTATGTGGAAGCCTTGGACAGCCCTTCCATGGAGACCTATGTAACTGAGACTGCTGAGGAGG taTTACTGGTGCGGAATCTGAACTCTGATGACCAGGCTATTGTGCTGAAGGCCCTAAGATTGGCACCAGAGGGGCGTCTGCAAAAGGATGGGCTTCGGGCCCTCAGCTCCCTGCTTGTCCATGGCAACAACAAGGTCATGGCTGCTGTCAGTACGCAGCTCCGGAGCCTGTCCCTGGGTCCTGCCTTCCGAGAAAGG GCCCTCCTGTGCTTCCTGGATCAGCTTGAAGATGAAGATATACAGATCCGAGTGGCTggctgcctggccctgggctgtATCAAG GCTCCTGAGGGCATTGAGCCCCTGGTGTACCTGTGCCAAACAGACACAGAAGCTGTAAGGGAAGCTGCCCGTCAGAGCCTGCAGCAGTGTG GGGAAGAAGGACAGTCTGCTCACCGACGGTTGGAAGAGTCATTGGATGCCCTGCCTCGAATTTTTGGGCCCAGCAGCATGGCCAGTACAGCATTCTAA
- the Ripor1 gene encoding rho family-interacting cell polarization regulator 1 isoform X1: MSAKKRGSPARTHSMMSLSVRPQRRLLSARVNRSQSFAGVLGSHERGPRNFQVFNPPGPPRKPPTLSRVSRMFSVAHPAPKVPQPERLDLVYAALKQGLTAYLEVHQQEQEKLQGQIKESKRNSRLGFLYDLDKQVKSIERFLRRLEFHASKIDELYEAYCVQRRLRDGAYNMVRAYSTGSPGSREARDSLAEATRGHREYTESMCMLESELEAQLGEFHLRMKGLAGFARLCVGDQYEICMKYGRQRWKLRGRIEGSGKQVWDSEETVFLPLLTEFLSIKVTELKGLANHVIVGSVSCETKDLFAALPQVVAVDINDLGTIKLSLEVTWSPFDKDDQPSTASTVNKASTVTKRFSTYSQSPPDTPSLREQAFYNMLRRQEELENGTAWSLSSESSDDSSSPQLSGTARHSSAPRPLMQQPEPLPIQVAFRRPETLSSGPMDEVGAMAPVLANGHAPYSRTLSHISEASVDAALAEASVEAGGSESLTLRPSSPIHLDPTQECPNCVPSVPDTGHSATSPTFSTTSPMSTSIDPVPSEYRDSVHKATDSSPSKLPSPTHTTINSTCSAISPINSAPSFMSTTTGSTTKPLLSTLTTTSSISTTTGPTQTMAGWNHTTPSPIHTTTSSTHTTTSPIHTTAGPTHTTASPTNEARMSTHTTTSPTCNAMGPVVQTTHSTFTTVNSSTSGDIATLPTLSTDVTLSGTNPCSYSASTPCIQAKPTASSTYYPSPVSSGWKPLISPAPDPPEPILQNLSSPPSPLAPIPQHSELSPATANQASVPGAIEGTGDRRLEEALGAVMATLDDYRGQFPELQGLEQEVTRLESLLLQRQGLTRSRASSLSITVEHALESFSFLNEDEDEDNDGPGDRPPSNHQEAGAEDSSDSTSACPLSTGCPALDAALVQHLHHCSRLLLKLGTFGPLRCQEAWALERLLREARVFEAVCELSRLWEIPATSAQDVVQFSASRPGFLAFWDQCTEGLSPFICPVERVLLTFCSQYGARLSLRQPGLAEAVCVKFLEDALGQKLPRRPQPSPGEQLTIFQFWSYVEALDSPSMETYVTETAEEVLLVRNLNSDDQAIVLKALRLAPEGRLQKDGLRALSSLLVHGNNKVMAAVSTQLRSLSLGPAFRERALLCFLDQLEDEDIQIRVAGCLALGCIKAPEGIEPLVYLCQTDTEAVREAARQSLQQCGEEGQSAHRRLEESLDALPRIFGPSSMASTAF; encoded by the exons ATGAGCGCCAAGAAGAGAG GGAGCCCCGCGAGGACTCATTCCATGATGTCCCTGTCGGTGCGGCCGCAGCGCCGCCTGCTCAGTGCCCGGGTCAATAGGAGCCAGTCCTTCGCAGGAGTCCTCGGCAGCCACGAGCGCGGGCCCAG GAACTTCCAAGTCTTCAACCCGCCGGGGCCTCCACGAAAGCCCCCAACACTCTCCCGGGTGTCCAGGATGTTTTCTGTGGCTCACCCAGCCCCTAAGGTGCCGCAGCCAGAGCGGCTGGACCTGGTGTATGCTGCCCTTAAGCAGGGCCTGAC AGCCTACTTGGAAGTGCACCAGCAAGAGCAGGAGAAACTCCAGGGGCAGATAAAGGAGTCCAAGAGGAACTCCCGTCTG GGCTTTCTATATGACTTGGACAAG CAAGTCAAGTCCATTGAACGCTTCCTGAGACGATTGGAGTTCCATGCCAGCAAG ATCGATGAGCTCTATGAAGCATACTGTGTCCAGCGGCGTCTCCGGGATGGTGCCTATAACATGGTCCGCGCCTATAGCACTGGATCTCCAGGGAGCCGAGAGGCCAGGGACAGCTTAGCTGAGGCCACCCGGGGACATCGAGAGTATACAGAG AGCATGTGTATGCTGGAGAGCGAGCTGGAGGCACAGCTGGGCGAGTTTCATCTCCGGATGAAAG GGCTGGCCGGCTTTGCCAGGCTGTGTGTAGGCGATCAGTATGAG ATCTGCATGAAATATGGCCGTCAGCGTTGGAAACTACGGGGCCGCATTGAGGGTAGTGGAAAGCAGGTGTGGGACAGTGAAGAAACCGTCTTTCTTCCTCTGCTCACAGAATTCCTGTCCATCAAG GTGACAGAACTGAAGGGTCTGGCCAACCATGTAATTGTGGGCAGTGTCTCCTGTGAAACCAAGGATTTGTTTGCTGCCCTGCCCCAGGTTGTAGCTGTGGACATCAATGACCTTGGCACCATCAAACTCAGCCTAGAAGTCACATGGAG CCCCTTCGACAAGGATGACCAGCCCTCTACTGCTTCTACTGTCAACAAAGCTTCCACTGTCACCAAGCGCTTCTCCACCTATAGCCAGAGCCCACCAGACACACCCTCACTTCGGGAGCAGGCCTTCTAT aATATGCTAAGGCGGCAGGAGGAACTGGAGAATGGAACAGCATGGTCCCTGTCATCTGAATCTTCAGATGACTCATCTAGCCCACAGCTCTCAGGCACTGCTCGCCACTCATCAGCCCCCAGGCCCCTGATGCAGCAGCCTGAACCTCTGCCCATCCAAGTTGCCTTCCGAAGGCCTGAGACCCTCAGCTCTGGGCCTATGGATGAGGTGGGGGCCATGGCCCCAGTTTTAGCCAATGGGCATGCCCCCTATAGCCGGACTCTGAGCCACATCAGTGAGGCCAGTGTGGACGCTGCCTTAGCTGAGGCTTCAGTGGAGGCTGGGGGTTCAGAAAGCCTAACCCTAAGGCCTAGCTCACCTATACACCTAGATCCCACCCAGGAGTGCCCCAATTGTGTTCCTTCTGTCCCAGACACTGGCCATTCTGCCACAAGCCCCACTTTCAGTACTACCAGCCCCATGTCCACATCTATAGACCCTGTCCCATCTGAATATCGAGATTCAGTTCATAAGGCCACAGATTCTAGCCCTTCTAAGCTGCCAAGCCCCACCCATACCACTATAAACTCCACGTGTAGTGCCATAAGCCCTATCAATAGTGCTCCAAGCTTCATGTCCACTACTACAGGTTCTACCACCAAGCCATTGCTCTCTACCCTCACCACTACTAGCTCTATCTCCACTACTACAGGCCCAACCCAGACCATGGCAGGGTGGAACCACACTACTCCAAGTCCCATCCATACCACTACAAGCTCTACCCATACTACCACAAGTCCTATCCATACCACTGCAGGCCCCACCCATACCACTGCAAGCCCCACAAACGAAGCCAGAATGTCAACTCACACCACTACAAGTCCTACCTGCAATGCTATGGGCCCAGTAGTCCAAACCACACACTCCACCTTTACAACTGTAAACTCTTCCACTTCTGGGGACATTGCTACACTTCCCACCCTCTCTACAGATGTCACCCTCTCAGGCACTAACCCCTGTAGCTACTCAGCCTCCACTCCCTGTATTCAGGCAAAACCCACAGCCTCCAGCACTTACTACCCAAGTCCTGTCTCTTCTGGTTGGAAACCTCTCATAAGCCCTGCCCCAGATCCCCCAGAGCCCATCCTTCAGAACCTAAGCTCCCCTCCCTCACCCTTAGCTCCTATACCCCAGCATTCAGAACTTAGCCCGGCCACAGCTAATCAAGCCTCAGTCCCAGGGGCAATTGAAGGGACTGGGGACAGGAGACTGGAGGAAGCCCTAGGGGCTGTAATGGCTACTCTGGATGACTATCGTGGCCAGTTTCCAGAGCTGCAGGGCTTGGAGCAGGAGGTGACTCGGCTGGAGAGTCTGCTTTTG CAGAGACAAGGCCTGACTCGCAGCCGAGCCTCCAGTCTCAGCATCACTGTGGAGCATGCCTTGGAGAGCTTCAGCTTCCTcaatgaagatgaagatgaagacaaTGATGGTCCTGGGGACAG GCCTCCAAGCAACCAccaggaggctggggctgaggaCAGCTCAGACTCAACCAGTGCTTGTCCCCTCAGCACGGGGTGTCCAGCTCTGGATGCTGCTTTGGTCCAGCATCTACACCACTGCAGCCGCCTCCTACTG AAATTGGGCACATTTGGGCCCCTTCGCTGCCAGGAGGCATGGGCCCTGGAGCGGCTGCTGCGGGAAGCCCGAGTGTTTGAGGCAGTATGCGAGCTTAGCAGGCTATGGGAGATCCCTGCCACCTCTGCCCAAGATG TGGTACAGTTCTCAGCCTCTAGGCCCGGCTTCCTGGCCTTCTGGGACCAGTGCACAGAGGGACTCAGCCCCTTCATCTGCCCTGTGGAGCGGGTGCTCCTCACCTTCTGCAGCCAGTATGGTGCCCGTCTGTCCTTGCGCCAGCCAGGCTTAGCCGAGGCTG TGTGTGTGAAGTTCCTGGAGGATGCCCTGGGGCAGAAACTGCCCAGGAGGCCCCAACCAAGCCCTGGGGAGCAGCTCACTATCTTCCAGTTTTGGAGTTATGTGGAAGCCTTGGACAGCCCTTCCATGGAGACCTATGTAACTGAGACTGCTGAGGAGG taTTACTGGTGCGGAATCTGAACTCTGATGACCAGGCTATTGTGCTGAAGGCCCTAAGATTGGCACCAGAGGGGCGTCTGCAAAAGGATGGGCTTCGGGCCCTCAGCTCCCTGCTTGTCCATGGCAACAACAAGGTCATGGCTGCTGTCAGTACGCAGCTCCGGAGCCTGTCCCTGGGTCCTGCCTTCCGAGAAAGG GCCCTCCTGTGCTTCCTGGATCAGCTTGAAGATGAAGATATACAGATCCGAGTGGCTggctgcctggccctgggctgtATCAAG GCTCCTGAGGGCATTGAGCCCCTGGTGTACCTGTGCCAAACAGACACAGAAGCTGTAAGGGAAGCTGCCCGTCAGAGCCTGCAGCAGTGTG GGGAAGAAGGACAGTCTGCTCACCGACGGTTGGAAGAGTCATTGGATGCCCTGCCTCGAATTTTTGGGCCCAGCAGCATGGCCAGTACAGCATTCTAA